A window from Trinickia violacea encodes these proteins:
- a CDS encoding NRAMP family divalent metal transporter gives MSQVPQAATLWTPFRWIAVWGPGLLVMLADADAGNVVTAAQAGAQWGYRLLPLLLVLIVPLYLIQELTVRLGIYTRRGHGELVREHFGRGWAWLSAAGLGVAAAGSLVTEFTAVAGIGDMAGLPRSLTLSAAALALLAVVATGSYRRIERTALVIGLFELAFFVVAWTTHPDWRTVAFDAVNLPFSNRAFLYLAAALIGAVFNPWMVFYQQAAVASKRLSPEDCKAARVDTAAGAVLTQWLTAAVLIAAAATLGSKGAQGSLASVGDISQALAPVLGTAVARIVFGAGVLGAAMVAAIVASLALAWGVGEVAGYRHSLELRPQQAPWFYGVYGLVVAGSAALVWAVRDLVWLNIGAQVVNALLLPLVLGLLIALASRALPDEARLKGAYKWVLAAATCAVCALGWVGAIAGWIRGA, from the coding sequence ATGAGCCAAGTCCCGCAGGCAGCCACGCTGTGGACCCCGTTCCGATGGATCGCGGTATGGGGCCCAGGGCTACTCGTGATGCTCGCCGATGCCGATGCGGGCAACGTCGTGACTGCCGCGCAGGCCGGTGCGCAGTGGGGTTACCGGCTGCTGCCGCTGTTGCTGGTGCTGATCGTGCCGCTCTACCTCATTCAGGAACTGACGGTACGCCTCGGCATCTACACGAGGCGGGGGCATGGCGAACTGGTCCGCGAGCATTTCGGCCGAGGTTGGGCGTGGCTGTCGGCCGCCGGACTCGGCGTCGCGGCCGCCGGCTCGCTCGTCACGGAGTTCACTGCGGTCGCGGGCATCGGCGACATGGCCGGGCTGCCGCGCTCGCTGACGCTGTCAGCCGCCGCGCTCGCGCTTCTCGCGGTCGTCGCGACCGGATCGTATCGCCGGATCGAGCGGACCGCGCTCGTGATCGGGCTCTTCGAGCTCGCGTTCTTCGTCGTGGCGTGGACGACGCATCCCGACTGGCGCACGGTTGCGTTCGATGCGGTCAACCTGCCGTTCTCGAATCGCGCCTTCCTGTACTTGGCGGCTGCGCTGATCGGCGCGGTGTTCAACCCATGGATGGTGTTCTATCAACAGGCGGCCGTGGCGAGCAAGCGCCTGAGCCCTGAGGACTGCAAGGCCGCGCGCGTCGACACAGCGGCCGGCGCGGTGCTCACGCAATGGTTGACCGCGGCGGTGTTGATCGCCGCGGCGGCGACGCTCGGCAGCAAGGGTGCGCAGGGCTCGCTCGCAAGCGTCGGCGACATCAGCCAGGCGCTCGCGCCCGTGCTCGGCACGGCGGTCGCGCGCATCGTGTTCGGCGCGGGCGTGCTGGGGGCCGCGATGGTCGCGGCGATCGTCGCGTCGCTCGCTCTCGCGTGGGGCGTTGGCGAGGTCGCCGGCTACCGGCATTCGCTCGAACTCCGTCCGCAGCAGGCGCCGTGGTTCTACGGAGTGTACGGGTTGGTGGTCGCAGGTAGCGCGGCGCTCGTTTGGGCCGTGCGCGATCTCGTGTGGCTGAACATCGGCGCGCAGGTCGTCAATGCTCTGTTACTGCCGCTCGTTCTTGGCCTCTTGATTGCGCTCGCCTCCCGCGCGCTGCCGGATGAGGCCCGGCTTAAGGGCGCGTACAAATGGGTGCTGGCCGCCGCGACATGCGCGGTCTGTGCGCTCGGCTGGGTCGGCGCGATAGCAGGGTGG